One Panicum virgatum strain AP13 chromosome 3N, P.virgatum_v5, whole genome shotgun sequence DNA segment encodes these proteins:
- the LOC120663674 gene encoding V-type proton ATPase subunit C-like: protein MATRYWIVSLPVQSPGATASSLWSRLQDSVSRHSFDTPLYRFNVPDLRVGTLDSLLALSDDLVKSNVFVEGVSHKIRRQIEDLERAGGVESGALTVDGVPVDTYLTRFVWDEGKYPTMSPLKEIVGSIQTQVAKIEDDMKVRAAEYNNVRSQLSAINRKQSGSLAVRDLSNLVKPEDMITSEHLVTLLAIVPKYSQKDWLASYESLDTFVVPRSSKKLYEDNEYALYTVTLFAKVVDNFKVHAREKGFQVRDFEYSPEAQESRKQEMEKLLQDQEAMRTSLLQWCYASYSEVFSSWMHFCAVCVFVESILRYGLPPSFLSAVLAPSTKNEKKVRSILEELCGNVHSIYWKSEDDVSIAGLGGESEVHPYVSFTINFV, encoded by the exons atggcAACCCGTTACTGGATCGTCTCCCTGCCCGTGCAGTCCCCCGGCGCCACCGCGAGCTCGCTCTGGTCACGCCTGCAGGACAGCGTCTCCCGCCACTCCTTCGACACCCCGCTATACCGG TTCAACGTCCCGGATCTCCGCGTCGGCACCCTCGACTCCCTCCTCGCCCTCAGCGACGACCTTGTCAAG TCCAACGTGTTCGTCGAGGGCGTGTCGCACAAGATCCGGAGGCAGATCGAGGACCTCGAGCGTGCCGGAGGGGTCGAGAGCGGGGCCCTCACCGTCGATGGCGTCCCCGTTGACACCTACCTCACCAG GTTCGTGTGGGATGAGGGCAAGTACCCCACAATGTCGCCGCTCAAGGAGATCGTCGGCAGCATCCAGACGCAGGTCGCCAAGATTGAGGATGACATGAAG GTTCGAGCAGCGGAATATAACAATGTAAGGAGCCAGCTTAGTGCAATCAACAGAAAGCAAAGTGGAAG CTTAGCAGTTCGTGATCTTTCAAATCTGGTAAAACCAGAGGATATGATCACCTCAGAACATCTTGTAACACTTCTTGCTATTGTTCCAAAGTACTCCCAGAAAGACTGGTTGGCAAGCTACGAGTCACTGGACACATTTGTG GTGCCAAGGTCATCTAAGAAGCTCTATGAAGACAATGAGTATGCACTCTACACTGTAACACTTTTTGCTAAGGTTGTTGACAACTTTAAGGTCCATGCTCGCGAGAAGGGTTTCCAG GTCCGTGATTTTGAGTACAGTCCTGAAGCCCAAGAAAGTCGGAAGCAGGAGATGGAGAAGCTGCTGCAAGATCAGGAAGCTATGAGGACCTCTCTTCTGCAATGGTGTTATGCCAGCTACAGCGAG GTATTCAGTTCCTGGATGCACTTCTGTgcggtgtgtgtatttgtagAGAGCATTCTTAGATATGGTCTGCCACCATCATTCCTG TCTGCTGTTCTTGCACCATCTACAAAGAATGAGAAGAAAGTAAGGAGCATCTTAGAGGAGCTTTGTGGCAATGTCCATAG TATTTACTGGAAATCTGAAGATGATGTAAGCATTGCTGGTCTGGGAGGTGAATCAGAGGTCCATCCTTACGTCTCCTTCACCATAAACTTTGTCTAA
- the LOC120666954 gene encoding citrate-binding protein-like yields the protein MASSCPRTLAGGGAVVPAAALLLGVLLVLRVVAPSAAAVAVAGGCDNLTAGFVQVELPEGNFVVQSPYDVPENQRYSYDVATGVRTFWVYADDKPFNTVTATNPRTEVRLTGHDYSSGVWQFQGYGYVPSGTSGTSVMQIHNEDAGARATTLMLHVYNGTLRHYSGAAVEDNIYDRWFRLNVVHDVGASTVAVYVDGGGAPRLVVNVTPSALHYFKFGVYVQHYNVSPRVESRWRNITVYTKPN from the exons ATGGCCTCCTCCTGCCCCCgcaccctcgccggcggcggcgctgtagtgcccgcggcggcgctgctacTAGGAGTACTACTAGTCCTACGCGTGGTCGCGCCGTCGGCTGCTGCcgtggccgtcgccggcggctgcGACAACCTCACCGCCGGGTTCGTCCAGGTGGAGCTCCCGGAGGGCAACTTCGTGGTGCAGAGCCCCTACGACGTGCCGGAGAACCAGCGCTACAGCTACGACGTCGCCACCGGAGTGCGCACCTTCTGGGTCTACGCCGACGACAAGCCCTTCAACACCGTCACCGCCACCAATCCTCGCACCGAAGTCCGCCTCACC GGCCATGACTACTCGTCGGGGGTGTGGCAGTTCCAGGGCTACGGCTACGTGCCGTCGGGGACGTCGGGCACGTCGGTGATGCAGATCCACAACGaggacgccggcgcgcgcgccacCACGCTGATGCTGCACGTCTACAACGGCACGCTGCGGCACTacagcggggcggcggtggaggacaaCATCTACGACCGGTGGTTCCGGCTCAACGTGGTGCACGACGTCGGCGCGTCCACGGTGGCCGTgtacgtcgacggcggcggcgcgccgaggCTGGTCGTGAACGTGACGCCGAGCGCGTTGCACTACTTCAAGTTCGGGGTGTATGTGCAGCACTACAACGTGTCCCCGCGCGTGGAGTCACGCTGGAGGAACATCACCGTCTACACCAAACCCAACTAG